The Marinoscillum sp. 108 genome contains the following window.
CATGGGTGGTCCCGGGGCCATCTTTTGGATGTGGGTAAGCGCTTTCTTCGGAATGGCCACCAAGTTTTTCACCTGCACCCTGTCAGTGATGTACCGGGGCAAAGATTCTGCGGGAAATCTTCAGGGTGGACCGATGTATTATATCCGCGAAGGATTGGGCAAAAAGTGGATGCCTCTGGCAAGTTTTTTTGCCGTGGTTGGCTTTTTTGGAGCCACACCCATCTTTCAGGCCAACCAGATTGTGCAGGCTACCAAGGACATCTTATTTGTGCCGAATGGGATTGCACTGGACAACATTTATCTGGACCTGGGTTTGGGTGTGTTTATTGCCATTTTGGTGGGGCTGGTGATTTTTGGTGGGATTACCAGGATTGGCAGTGTAGCCGGCAAACTGGTGCCTTCTATGGTTCTTTTGTACGTGGCCAGCGTGATCATCATCCTGATCGTCAATTATGGAGAAGTGTGGAGTTCATTGGGGTTGATCTTTACCGATGCTTTTACCGCCAACTCCGTATTGGGAGGAGCTGTGGGAGCGCTCATTATCACCGGAGCTCGTCGTGCGGCTTTTTCCAACGAGGCGGGTATCGGTACTGCTCCCATGATGCATGGGGCGGCCAAAACCAAAGAACCCGTACGGGAGGGCCTTGTGGCCATGCTTGGGCCAGCTATTGATACCCTGGTGATATGTACCATGACGGGGCTATGCATACTGGTGACCGGCGCCTGGAAGTCTGGAGACCTCAACGGGATATCACTCACTGCCAAAGCCTTTGGGGACAGCCTGCCAGGAGTGGGCCCCTATATTCTGGCACTGTGTGTCCTGATTTTTGCTTTTACCACGCTCTTTGGCTTTGCGTACTATGGGCAAAAATGTTTGTCATTTCTGATTGGAGCGCGATATGCTTCCCTGTTTAATTACTGGTATGTTTTTTTGATTTTGGTGGGGTCTGTGGCTACCCTTCAGGGGGTTGTGGCTTTTATCGATGTGGCCTATGGGTTGATGGCATTCCCGACTATGATAGGAGCTATTGTGTTAGCACCAAAAGCACTGAAAGCGGCTAAGGTTTATTTTTCAGGTGTGAAGACTTCTGAATAGCTAATGAGAGATTACTTCATCAAAAAACCGCCAATTGACATGTATGAGCATCCGGGTCATCGTGGATTATTCACTGCTCGACGAATAAGGGAGCTAAGTTTGTTTCTCTGCCTGATCTTTACTTTATATTTGCCACCCTATATGGAAATGCTATGAGAATTATCATTGCTGGTGCCGGGGATTTGGGGTTTCACCTTGCCAGACTTCTGGCGTATGAGGAACAAGACATCATACTCATAGATCAGGATAACGCTGTTCTGGAGCATGCCTCCAATCATCTGGATGTGCACACGATTCGAGGCAGCAGTACATCAATAAGTATACTGGAAGAGGCCAATGTGTCCAAGGCTGACCTGTTGATCGCGGTGACTTCCATAGAAGAGACCAACCTGACCACAGCCATTATTGGTAAGGCTCTTGGAGCCAAGCGTACTGTGGCGCGCATCTCCAATATCGAGTTTTTGCATCAGCGTGAAAAGCTGGACCTAAAGACCATTGGAATCGACGAAATTATCTCCCCCGAATCGCTGGCAGCCAAGGAGATTAAAAGGTTGCTTAAGCAATCGGCCCTTACCGACACCTTCGAGTTTGAGAAGGGAATGCTCTCCCTCATCGGAATCACAGTAGATGAGAAGTCCGAACTCCTGGACAAGACCCTTACCGAAACAGCCTACCTCAATCCTGATCATAATTTCACTACGGTGGCAATTTTGAGAGAAAATCAGACCATCATACCGCACGGCGAAAATAAATTTCAGATCAATGATCACGCTTATTTCATTACCGAGCCCAGTGGTACAGACCGGGTGATGGCGCTGGCCGGAAAAGAGCAGATCGAGATCAAAAACATTATGATTTTGGGAGGCAGTAAAGTAGGAATCAATACCGCCAAACAACTCAGTAAAAAATACAACATCAAGCTGATAGAGCAGGATAAGGAAAAGTGCTTCAACCTGGCTGATGAGCTGCCCGATACCATGATCATCAATGGCGATGGTCGGGATATTGATTTGCTTAAGGAAGAAGGGATTGACCGGATGGATGCCGTGATAGCGGTGACTGGAAACTCCGAAACCAACATCATCTCCTGCCTGGTGGCAAAAAACAATGGGGTAGCCAAGACCATTGCAGCAGTGGAAAACATGGACTATATCCATCTCTCTCAAAATATTGGCGTGGACACCCTGATCAACAAGAAACTCATTGCTGCGAATTTCATTTTCAGGTATATCAGAAAGGGCCAGGTGATCAACCTGACGAGTATTCACGGGGTGGATGCCGAAATTCTGGAGTTTGAAGTACAGCCAAATTCCAAAATACTGGAACATGAGCTTCGAAACATTGACTTTCCGAAAACGGCCATTATTGGTGGCGTAATCAGAAAAGGAATAGGACATACGGTTCGCGGAAGTTTTCACTTTCAGCCTAAAGATCGGGTGGTGGTATTGTCCAGGTCCGAGTGTATTCATACTGTAGAGGGATTCTTCAAATAGCATGCTTTTCAACTACCGGGTCATCATCAACATTTTAGGCACTTTACTGATGCTGAATGGGATGTTTATGCTCTCCTGTATCCCGTTTAGTCTCTATTACAAGGAGGGCGATCTTTTTTCTATCATCCTTTCCGCTACCATCACGGCATCTTTTGGTTTTTTGATGTGGTTTTTCACCAAAAACAGCAAAAACAAAGAGTTGAGAAAGCGGGATGGGTATCTGGTGGTGACCTTTGGATGGCTCATTATGTCTTTCTTTGGGTCTCTACCCTATATCCTCAGTGGTTCTATTCCCAACCTGACTGACGCGTTTTTTGAAACCCTGAGTGGGTTTTCGACTACTGGTGCGACCATTCTTACTGACATAGAAGCGGTACACAAGGGGATTCTGTTTTGGAGGAGCCTTACTCAATGGATTGGGGGAATGGGGATTATCGTACTTACGGTGGCCATCCTGCCCATTTTGGGCATTGGGGGTATGCAGCTCTTTGTGGCGGAGGCTCCGGGGATTTCTCCTGATAAGCTGCAGCCGAGAATCAAAGAAACGGCCAAGCGACTCTGGTTTATCTACCTGGGGCTGACCCTTACCGAAACGGTGCTGTTGTGGGTGGGTGGAATGACTTTTTATGACGCCATCAACCACGGACTGACCACCATGGCTACGGGTGGCTTTTCTACCAAAAATGCCAGCATCGCTTATTATGCGTCTCCTTATATTCAGTATGTGATCATATTGTTCATGTTTCTGGCCGGCACCAACTTCACCATGACGTACCTGGTTTTACACAAGAAATTCCGGAAGGTATTTCAAAACGAAGAGTTCAGGTTTTATTCAGGTTTTTGCTTAGTGGCCGGGCTGGTCATTGGTATTGTGATTTTCAGCCAGGGGCATGATACGTTTGAAAAATCAATTCGGGATTCACTGTTTCAGGTGGTGTCCATTATTACGACCACCGGATTTATCACAGCCGATTACACTTCATGGACTCCCTTCATAACTATTCTGTTTGTGGTGATGATGTTTTTCGGAGCTTCAGCGGGCTCTACAGCCGGTGGTGTGAAAATTGTCCGACA
Protein-coding sequences here:
- a CDS encoding TrkH family potassium uptake protein — protein: MLFNYRVIINILGTLLMLNGMFMLSCIPFSLYYKEGDLFSIILSATITASFGFLMWFFTKNSKNKELRKRDGYLVVTFGWLIMSFFGSLPYILSGSIPNLTDAFFETLSGFSTTGATILTDIEAVHKGILFWRSLTQWIGGMGIIVLTVAILPILGIGGMQLFVAEAPGISPDKLQPRIKETAKRLWFIYLGLTLTETVLLWVGGMTFYDAINHGLTTMATGGFSTKNASIAYYASPYIQYVIILFMFLAGTNFTMTYLVLHKKFRKVFQNEEFRFYSGFCLVAGLVIGIVIFSQGHDTFEKSIRDSLFQVVSIITTTGFITADYTSWTPFITILFVVMMFFGASAGSTAGGVKIVRHIILVKNSLMELKRQLHPNAVIPIRLNGKAVSREITYNILAFIMIYISIFALGSVVMGMLGADFNTAIGSVATCLGNIGPGIGDVGPVDNFASISAPGKWVLAFLMLLGRLELFTVLMLFTPYFWKTN
- the trkA gene encoding Trk system potassium transporter TrkA, with amino-acid sequence MRIIIAGAGDLGFHLARLLAYEEQDIILIDQDNAVLEHASNHLDVHTIRGSSTSISILEEANVSKADLLIAVTSIEETNLTTAIIGKALGAKRTVARISNIEFLHQREKLDLKTIGIDEIISPESLAAKEIKRLLKQSALTDTFEFEKGMLSLIGITVDEKSELLDKTLTETAYLNPDHNFTTVAILRENQTIIPHGENKFQINDHAYFITEPSGTDRVMALAGKEQIEIKNIMILGGSKVGINTAKQLSKKYNIKLIEQDKEKCFNLADELPDTMIINGDGRDIDLLKEEGIDRMDAVIAVTGNSETNIISCLVAKNNGVAKTIAAVENMDYIHLSQNIGVDTLINKKLIAANFIFRYIRKGQVINLTSIHGVDAEILEFEVQPNSKILEHELRNIDFPKTAIIGGVIRKGIGHTVRGSFHFQPKDRVVVLSRSECIHTVEGFFK
- a CDS encoding sodium:alanine symporter family protein produces the protein MSVLERFFQDAANFIWGTPLLILLLGGGVFFMFYSRFLPFRYFGHAINVLRGKYDDPSDPGDINHFQALSGALAATIGMGNISGVAVAIAMGGPGAIFWMWVSAFFGMATKFFTCTLSVMYRGKDSAGNLQGGPMYYIREGLGKKWMPLASFFAVVGFFGATPIFQANQIVQATKDILFVPNGIALDNIYLDLGLGVFIAILVGLVIFGGITRIGSVAGKLVPSMVLLYVASVIIILIVNYGEVWSSLGLIFTDAFTANSVLGGAVGALIITGARRAAFSNEAGIGTAPMMHGAAKTKEPVREGLVAMLGPAIDTLVICTMTGLCILVTGAWKSGDLNGISLTAKAFGDSLPGVGPYILALCVLIFAFTTLFGFAYYGQKCLSFLIGARYASLFNYWYVFLILVGSVATLQGVVAFIDVAYGLMAFPTMIGAIVLAPKALKAAKVYFSGVKTSE